One Streptomyces sp. NBC_00435 DNA segment encodes these proteins:
- the mpaD gene encoding daptide-type RiPP biosynthesis aminotransferase, translated as MTTALHDLAAHDQGEQPDHPALWTSLLPPSAHGDDSICAVSAEGMYVRFADGSELLDGDSGLWNANLGHGNRHIAEACHQALLDASYLSVFRYEHTYARRAAEALVELCGTDHFARVLFSTSGGAANDLVMKTARHYHALRGAEKRKIIVGLRGSYHGLTFGGFALTGENLGQQVYGVDQRLVRHVTPNDPADIEKLMRVQGSQIAAVVVEPVLGSGAVPLTDEYLQTLFRLRAEHGFLIAADEVATGFGRTGSMFASQRWRERPDLLVTSKGLTNGTCAAAAVIVSRTIADAFREADATLTHGETQAGTPVTCAAIIATIEEMRRLDAVAQGRRAAETLGAHLDRLVTRHPLFEANDGIGLFRSLRIRTAGGEPLPQARVLDQIAAIRAAGAIVHAGVHGIQIMPPLTATDAEIDALVEAVRTGVETFAGGLR; from the coding sequence ATGACCACCGCCCTCCACGACCTCGCGGCCCACGACCAGGGCGAGCAGCCGGACCACCCCGCCCTGTGGACCTCGCTCCTGCCGCCCTCCGCCCACGGCGACGACAGCATCTGCGCCGTCTCCGCCGAGGGGATGTACGTACGGTTCGCCGACGGAAGCGAACTCCTCGACGGCGACTCGGGCCTGTGGAACGCCAACCTCGGCCACGGCAACCGGCACATCGCCGAGGCCTGCCACCAGGCCCTCCTGGACGCCTCCTACCTCAGCGTGTTCCGCTACGAACACACCTACGCCCGGCGCGCCGCCGAGGCCCTGGTGGAGCTCTGCGGAACCGACCACTTCGCCCGGGTCCTCTTCTCCACCTCCGGAGGAGCCGCCAACGACCTGGTCATGAAGACCGCCCGGCACTACCACGCCCTGCGCGGCGCCGAGAAGCGGAAGATCATCGTGGGACTGCGCGGCAGCTACCACGGCCTGACCTTCGGCGGCTTCGCCCTCACCGGCGAGAACCTCGGCCAGCAGGTCTACGGGGTCGACCAGCGCCTGGTGCGCCACGTCACCCCCAACGACCCCGCCGACATCGAGAAGCTGATGCGGGTCCAGGGCTCACAGATCGCCGCCGTGGTCGTCGAACCCGTCCTCGGCAGCGGGGCCGTCCCCCTCACGGACGAGTACCTCCAGACCCTGTTCCGGCTCCGCGCGGAACACGGATTCCTCATCGCCGCCGACGAGGTGGCCACCGGATTCGGCCGCACCGGATCGATGTTCGCCTCCCAGCGGTGGCGCGAACGCCCCGACCTGCTGGTCACCTCCAAGGGGCTGACCAACGGCACCTGCGCGGCCGCCGCCGTCATCGTCTCCCGGACGATCGCCGACGCCTTCCGCGAAGCCGATGCCACCCTCACCCACGGCGAGACCCAGGCCGGCACCCCCGTCACCTGCGCCGCGATCATCGCCACCATCGAGGAGATGCGCCGCCTGGACGCGGTCGCCCAGGGCCGGCGCGCCGCCGAGACCCTCGGCGCCCACCTGGACCGGCTCGTCACCCGACACCCCCTCTTCGAAGCCAACGACGGCATCGGCCTCTTCCGCTCCCTGCGGATCCGCACCGCGGGCGGCGAACCACTGCCGCAGGCCCGGGTCCTCGACCAGATCGCCGCCATCCGCGCGGCGGGCGCCATCGTCCACGCCGGCGTCCACGGCATCCAGATCATGCCGCCGCTCACCGCGACGGACGCCGAGATCGACGCACTCGTGGAAGCCGTCCGCACGGGCGTCGAGACCTTCGCGGGAGGACTGCGGTGA
- a CDS encoding DsbA family oxidoreductase, producing MRVEIWSDITCPWCYVAQARFEKALAAFPHREEVEVVHRSFELEPGRAKGDVEPIVKVFMRGKGWTESQALANEKNLTRQSAGEGLPYVMGRDHGGTFDIHRLLHFAKAQGRQHELVKLLYRANFAEETSVFDDERLVALAVEAGLDAGAARAVLADPAAYAADVRADEREAAELGAQGVPFFVLDRKIGVSGAQPAEAFTRALAQAWESRPPLQVVGAGTGAHVCGPDGCPVPH from the coding sequence ATGCGCGTTGAGATCTGGTCGGACATCACCTGCCCGTGGTGCTACGTCGCCCAGGCCCGCTTCGAAAAGGCCCTGGCAGCCTTCCCGCACCGGGAGGAGGTGGAGGTGGTGCACCGGTCCTTCGAGCTGGAGCCCGGGCGTGCCAAGGGCGATGTCGAGCCCATCGTCAAGGTGTTCATGAGGGGCAAGGGCTGGACCGAGTCCCAGGCACTGGCCAACGAGAAGAACCTCACCCGGCAGTCCGCGGGCGAGGGGCTCCCGTATGTCATGGGCCGGGACCACGGCGGCACCTTCGACATCCACCGGCTGCTGCACTTCGCCAAGGCCCAGGGCCGCCAGCACGAGCTGGTGAAGCTCCTGTACCGGGCGAACTTCGCCGAGGAGACCTCCGTCTTCGACGACGAGCGGCTGGTGGCGCTCGCCGTCGAGGCGGGTCTCGACGCCGGCGCGGCCCGGGCGGTCCTCGCCGATCCCGCGGCCTACGCCGCCGACGTACGGGCCGACGAGCGCGAGGCCGCGGAACTGGGCGCGCAGGGCGTGCCGTTCTTCGTGCTCGACCGCAAGATCGGCGTCTCCGGCGCCCAGCCCGCCGAGGCCTTCACCCGGGCCCTCGCCCAGGCGTGGGAGAGCCGGCCGCCGCTGCAGGTGGTCGGGGCCGGTACGGGTGCCCACGTCTGCGGTCCGGACGGCTGCCCGGTACCGCACTGA
- the mpaB gene encoding daptide biosynthesis RiPP recognition protein, whose amino-acid sequence MTLTSVKAHALQWGTGRPLAALAPRPPFTATVVLEDAAHLDALLGSGVAGPGTVVLVPGDEPTAEPQPHEATGAQVIVWQGSLGEPGAEAGLHPDFYLQVQAYSITPYLSVLGPTLVRIVEEADFQAFLEDADRALRDGAFSEFLTHPSVQLADLGALGGNGRGDGPSLRLYVAADGAVSVAPGAAPLGPVGTPAAELHRAWEDSAGALAGVLDEDLRREQLAARPWIARYLAAVGAIREAVTRGLEHPRVSGFGGRLVPALAEVADPQDASGDSPVLLFNEEQALIHDPGDRRTIALSPDAAQAAEALLVTGSAQAAADYADPATVDAVAAYFSGIGLPLTESAAPRTTTPDATEGATN is encoded by the coding sequence ATGACACTCACTTCGGTCAAGGCCCACGCCTTGCAGTGGGGCACCGGACGCCCCCTGGCCGCACTCGCCCCCCGCCCGCCGTTCACCGCGACGGTCGTCCTGGAGGACGCCGCCCACCTCGACGCCCTGCTGGGCAGCGGAGTGGCCGGCCCCGGCACCGTCGTCCTCGTCCCCGGTGACGAGCCGACCGCCGAGCCGCAGCCCCACGAGGCCACCGGCGCCCAGGTCATCGTCTGGCAGGGCTCGCTGGGCGAACCCGGCGCGGAAGCCGGCCTGCACCCCGACTTCTACCTCCAGGTCCAGGCCTACTCGATCACCCCCTACCTCTCCGTCCTGGGCCCGACCCTGGTCCGCATCGTCGAGGAAGCCGACTTCCAGGCCTTCCTGGAGGACGCCGACCGGGCCCTGCGGGACGGCGCGTTCTCCGAGTTCCTGACCCACCCCTCGGTCCAGCTCGCCGACCTCGGAGCCCTCGGCGGCAACGGCCGCGGCGACGGCCCGTCGCTGCGCCTCTACGTCGCCGCCGACGGCGCCGTCAGCGTCGCCCCCGGCGCCGCCCCGCTCGGCCCCGTCGGCACCCCGGCGGCCGAACTGCACCGGGCCTGGGAGGACTCCGCCGGCGCACTGGCCGGCGTACTCGACGAGGACCTGCGCCGCGAACAGCTCGCCGCCCGCCCCTGGATCGCCCGCTACCTGGCCGCCGTCGGCGCCATCCGCGAAGCCGTCACCCGAGGCCTGGAACACCCCCGCGTCTCCGGCTTCGGCGGCCGCCTCGTCCCCGCCCTCGCCGAGGTCGCCGACCCCCAGGACGCCTCCGGCGACAGCCCCGTCCTGCTCTTCAACGAGGAGCAGGCCCTGATCCACGACCCCGGGGACCGCCGCACCATCGCCCTGTCCCCCGACGCCGCCCAGGCCGCCGAAGCCCTCCTGGTCACCGGCTCCGCCCAGGCCGCCGCCGACTACGCCGACCCGGCCACCGTCGACGCCGTCGCCGCCTACTTCTCCGGCATCGGACTGCCCCTGACCGAGTCCGCCGCCCCCCGCACCACCACCCCCGACGCCACGGAAGGAGCGACCAACTGA
- a CDS encoding LLM class flavin-dependent oxidoreductase, with protein sequence MTAYSVLVPFVPSRPEQVLPFAGLVHWTGAERLWQGQSLVTETHQAFAHAAGAGFRVPAGLGVTLMPLRHPTEAALQARSLSLMTGQPVLAGYGPGAPAVQKALLGAPYRSPLTAARQYLTAVRAALDGTDTVLAGEYVHQEALLPPVPGPPVEIGLGVLRPGMARVAGEVADAAICWLTPARYLAETIVPEVRKSAESADRPAPKVVAMVPIALAAPDRDPVRLALASNRHHLKAPHYQDMLRRGGVELPAPSGSEADDESARGAALVAGDAFLYGGPDELLAKLEAFREAGADEIVLNVTGVAQLYGAQAASRELRTLLTVLGLAS encoded by the coding sequence ATGACCGCCTACTCGGTGCTCGTCCCCTTCGTCCCGAGCCGCCCCGAGCAGGTCCTGCCCTTCGCCGGGCTCGTCCACTGGACCGGGGCCGAACGTCTCTGGCAGGGACAGAGCCTGGTCACCGAGACCCACCAGGCCTTCGCCCACGCCGCCGGCGCCGGGTTCCGGGTCCCCGCCGGGCTCGGAGTGACCCTGATGCCGCTGCGCCATCCCACGGAGGCCGCCCTCCAGGCACGTTCCCTCTCGCTGATGACGGGACAGCCGGTCCTGGCCGGATACGGCCCGGGAGCCCCCGCGGTACAGAAGGCGCTGCTCGGCGCCCCGTACCGCAGCCCCCTCACCGCCGCCCGCCAGTACCTGACCGCCGTACGCGCCGCCCTCGACGGTACGGACACGGTCCTGGCGGGGGAGTACGTGCACCAGGAGGCGCTGCTTCCCCCGGTGCCCGGACCGCCCGTCGAGATCGGACTCGGTGTCCTGCGGCCCGGAATGGCGCGAGTGGCCGGCGAGGTGGCCGACGCGGCGATCTGCTGGCTCACCCCCGCCCGCTACCTGGCGGAGACGATCGTGCCCGAGGTCCGCAAGAGCGCCGAGAGCGCGGACCGGCCGGCGCCCAAGGTGGTGGCCATGGTGCCGATCGCCCTGGCGGCGCCCGACCGTGACCCCGTACGCCTCGCCCTCGCCTCCAACCGGCACCACCTGAAGGCACCGCACTACCAGGACATGCTCAGGCGCGGTGGCGTCGAACTCCCGGCCCCCTCGGGTTCGGAAGCGGACGACGAGAGCGCGCGGGGCGCGGCACTGGTCGCCGGCGACGCCTTCCTCTACGGAGGGCCGGACGAACTCCTCGCCAAGCTCGAAGCCTTCCGTGAGGCGGGCGCCGACGAGATCGTCCTCAACGTCACCGGTGTGGCCCAGCTCTACGGCGCCCAGGCCGCGAGCCGCGAACTGCGCACCCTGCTCACGGTCCTCGGACTCGCCTCCTGA
- a CDS encoding cytochrome P450 — protein MSAETLSVPASPSASFINVIDPEFRFDSPQVASAQAENWYAESPLGMLVLRHAEAQELVRDNRLTHNGTGFMAQNGIVDGPVYDWFVNGLVNQDGDSHRRMRSLVSRAFTPRMLENLRPLIREASERLADEIAATGECDFFEAFADALPLTVMTQLLGVPAEDFPTFSKWSSEIGLVFSLALGGDIPGRVEAAVVGLYEYVEALMADKAATPTDDLISALVTAQREDAVVSHEELKNLIVTMVFAAHDTTRLQLANALVTFAEHPDQWTLLAERPELAPRAVEEVMRWRPSSNAVYRYAAEDIEFRGQRIPEGTMFMIGVQAVQRDPLAYPGGDVFDITVDRKTPVMQFGGGPHYCMGAPLARMEITEALPALARRLGVPSLAGPVTWRPAIGITGPNELQLRFG, from the coding sequence ATGTCAGCGGAAACCCTTTCCGTACCGGCGTCCCCCTCGGCCTCGTTCATCAACGTCATCGACCCCGAGTTCCGCTTCGACTCCCCCCAGGTGGCCTCGGCCCAGGCGGAGAACTGGTACGCCGAGAGCCCGCTGGGGATGCTCGTCCTGCGCCACGCCGAGGCCCAGGAACTCGTACGGGACAACCGGCTGACCCACAACGGCACGGGCTTCATGGCGCAGAACGGCATCGTGGACGGCCCGGTCTACGACTGGTTCGTGAACGGGCTGGTCAACCAGGACGGCGACAGCCACCGCCGGATGCGCTCCCTGGTCAGCCGGGCGTTCACCCCGCGCATGCTGGAGAACCTGCGCCCGCTCATCCGGGAGGCGAGCGAGCGCCTCGCGGACGAGATCGCGGCCACCGGCGAGTGCGACTTCTTCGAAGCCTTCGCCGACGCCCTCCCGCTGACCGTCATGACCCAGCTGCTCGGCGTGCCGGCCGAGGACTTCCCCACGTTCAGCAAGTGGAGCTCGGAGATCGGCCTGGTCTTCAGCCTGGCGCTCGGCGGCGACATACCGGGGCGGGTGGAGGCCGCCGTGGTCGGGCTGTACGAGTACGTGGAAGCCCTGATGGCCGACAAGGCGGCCACCCCCACCGACGACCTCATCTCCGCACTGGTCACCGCCCAGCGGGAGGACGCCGTCGTCAGCCACGAGGAACTGAAGAACCTCATCGTCACGATGGTGTTCGCGGCGCACGACACCACTCGTCTCCAGCTCGCCAACGCCCTGGTCACCTTCGCCGAGCACCCCGACCAGTGGACCCTGCTCGCGGAGCGCCCCGAGCTCGCGCCCCGCGCGGTCGAAGAGGTCATGCGCTGGCGCCCGTCGTCCAACGCCGTCTACCGCTACGCCGCCGAGGACATCGAGTTCCGGGGCCAGCGGATCCCCGAGGGCACGATGTTCATGATCGGTGTGCAGGCCGTGCAGCGCGATCCGCTGGCCTACCCCGGCGGTGACGTCTTCGACATCACGGTGGACCGCAAAACACCGGTGATGCAGTTCGGCGGAGGCCCGCACTACTGCATGGGCGCCCCGCTCGCCCGCATGGAAATCACCGAGGCACTGCCCGCGCTGGCCCGCCGACTGGGGGTGCCGTCCCTCGCCGGCCCCGTCACCTGGCGCCCGGCCATCGGGATCACCGGACCGAACGAGCTGCAGCTGCGCTTCGGCTGA
- a CDS encoding helix-turn-helix transcriptional regulator → MAEPDLAFLDIDPEDERFYRVLLRSGGAGPEQLVRHADLDEEAVHVLQERATGLGLAAMTDGLLRPVSPAMAVQHLIEARLTRIRQDLESKAAADAIVASLLAERDVSTASDAIAGADRPPMERLVGIEQVRAAIDELTFFSRSEGMTTWPSGVMRPETIETSRPADARILRRGIRMRSLFGAAALDDPATMAYLRELAGKGAEVRISRLDLERILIFDRAAALTPIDPSNSSRGALLTREPGLVTTLVSLFERMWAQAREIPAPADEDGPAVSGERPTELERRILESLCTADKDENGARDVGISVRTYRKYVATLMHRLDASNRFHAALLARERGWI, encoded by the coding sequence ATGGCGGAACCGGATCTGGCGTTTCTCGACATCGATCCGGAGGATGAACGCTTCTACCGTGTCCTGCTCAGGAGCGGCGGCGCCGGACCCGAACAGCTCGTGCGTCACGCCGACTTGGACGAGGAAGCGGTGCACGTCCTCCAGGAACGGGCCACGGGTCTCGGCCTCGCGGCGATGACCGACGGGCTGCTGCGCCCGGTCAGTCCGGCCATGGCCGTGCAGCACCTCATCGAAGCCCGGCTGACCCGGATCCGGCAGGACCTGGAGAGCAAGGCGGCCGCGGACGCGATCGTGGCCTCGCTGCTCGCGGAGCGGGACGTCTCGACGGCCTCGGACGCCATCGCGGGAGCCGACCGGCCGCCGATGGAGCGTCTGGTGGGCATCGAACAGGTACGGGCCGCCATCGACGAGCTGACCTTCTTCAGCCGCTCGGAGGGCATGACCACCTGGCCCTCGGGGGTGATGCGGCCGGAGACCATCGAGACCAGCCGGCCCGCCGACGCCCGCATCCTGCGGCGCGGAATCCGGATGCGCAGCCTGTTCGGGGCGGCGGCGCTGGACGATCCGGCCACGATGGCGTACCTGCGGGAGCTGGCCGGCAAGGGCGCGGAGGTACGGATCTCCCGCCTCGACCTCGAGCGCATCCTCATCTTCGACCGGGCGGCGGCGCTGACGCCGATCGACCCGTCGAACAGCAGCCGGGGAGCGCTCCTGACCCGTGAACCGGGTCTGGTCACCACGCTGGTGTCGCTCTTCGAGCGGATGTGGGCGCAGGCCCGGGAAATACCGGCTCCGGCCGACGAGGACGGGCCGGCCGTCTCGGGCGAGCGCCCGACCGAGCTGGAGCGCCGGATCCTGGAGTCGCTGTGCACCGCCGACAAGGACGAGAACGGGGCGCGGGACGTGGGGATCTCGGTGCGGACGTACCGCAAGTACGTGGCGACGCTGATGCACCGGCTGGATGCCTCGAACCGGTTCCATGCGGCGCTACTGGCGCGGGAGCGCGGGTGGATCTGA
- the mpaM gene encoding daptide-type RiPP biosynthesis methyltransferase — protein MGAMLLSPAAAGTGLTGRAAEAVAELGDRAVLCDLYDEAGAPVYHDIAGTTPHEVRELLSTLRRVPGPVLDLAAGSGRLTFPFLALGREVTALELSGHMIGLLRERLAATPASLQGRCTPVQADMSDFSLGRRFGAVVLGTTSISLLPAEARPGLYRCVREHLAPGGRFLLTTVEVDAADDGTDESEILAPGEITGRSYRMIEQWTSGNSSRTVTVIPADPPAEGPVHVATTTIGVMPAPLLVAELEAAGFAIRSTTPIPGGGRHHDVLLETEAL, from the coding sequence ATGGGTGCCATGCTGCTCAGCCCCGCCGCCGCGGGCACCGGCCTCACCGGCCGCGCCGCCGAGGCCGTCGCCGAACTGGGCGACCGGGCCGTCCTGTGCGACCTCTACGACGAGGCCGGCGCCCCCGTCTACCACGACATCGCCGGCACCACCCCGCACGAGGTCCGCGAACTCCTCTCCACCCTGCGCCGCGTACCCGGCCCGGTCCTCGACCTCGCCGCCGGCTCCGGCCGCCTGACCTTCCCCTTCCTGGCCCTCGGCCGCGAGGTCACCGCCCTCGAACTCTCCGGCCACATGATCGGACTGCTCCGGGAGCGCCTCGCCGCCACCCCGGCCTCCCTCCAAGGCCGCTGCACCCCCGTCCAGGCCGACATGAGCGACTTCTCGCTCGGCCGCCGCTTCGGCGCCGTCGTCCTCGGTACCACCTCCATCTCCCTGCTCCCGGCGGAGGCCCGACCCGGCCTCTACCGGTGCGTACGGGAACACCTGGCGCCCGGCGGCAGGTTCCTCCTCACCACCGTCGAGGTCGACGCGGCCGACGACGGCACCGACGAGAGCGAGATCCTCGCCCCCGGCGAGATCACCGGCCGCTCCTACCGGATGATCGAACAGTGGACCTCGGGCAACAGCTCCCGCACGGTCACCGTCATCCCCGCGGACCCGCCGGCCGAAGGCCCCGTACACGTCGCGACCACCACCATCGGCGTGATGCCCGCACCCCTGCTGGTCGCCGAGCTCGAAGCCGCCGGCTTCGCCATCCGCTCCACCACGCCCATCCCGGGCGGCGGCCGCCACCACGACGTCCTCCTGGAAACCGAGGCCCTGTGA
- a CDS encoding MFS transporter, with protein MTTATPAKKRTALVLFLLAFSQFIISVDYNIVYVALPDIGEDLGFSAQSLQWVVSAYAVAFGGLLLFGGRAVDRLGARRLLIAGLGFYAVASLAGGFATNQGLLIAARLVQGLGGALLFPAVLALIATSFEGAQRNKAFAVWGSAGSLGLAAGALLGGVLTDLASWRWVFFINIPLALIILIPAPKAIRPDGPANFSSGFDLPAALLSTVGVSAIVTGLVTGPEKGWGDSLTLGALVLGAVLLIAFFITESKTRNPLMPLRLLKNRPLVVAMSVLFVFQTALAGAYYVFTTYVQPVLGYSPIQAGLAFLPLTLVSIIGAGKLAPKFMERFGMRATLSTGMVVNGIGIALTILGMSTGGSFYALLPGSIVWGIGGGLVFVSVFASASSGVTAEEQGVAGAMASTSQQIGGAVGLAVLVAIANSTFSGTYAEAAKSDILDGLQLAGLIGAGLLVLGGILALALKKDNPAATAAVESATEAADKEPQHAIG; from the coding sequence ATGACCACGGCAACGCCGGCCAAGAAGAGGACGGCACTCGTCCTGTTCCTGCTGGCCTTCTCACAATTCATCATCAGCGTGGACTACAACATCGTCTACGTGGCCCTGCCCGACATCGGCGAGGACCTGGGCTTCTCCGCCCAGTCCCTCCAGTGGGTCGTCTCCGCCTACGCCGTGGCCTTCGGCGGTCTGCTGCTCTTCGGCGGCCGCGCGGTCGACCGGCTCGGCGCCCGCCGCCTGCTCATCGCCGGCCTGGGCTTCTACGCCGTCGCCTCGCTCGCCGGCGGTTTCGCCACGAACCAGGGCCTCCTGATCGCCGCCCGCCTCGTCCAGGGCCTCGGCGGCGCGCTCCTCTTCCCGGCCGTCCTCGCCCTGATCGCCACCTCCTTCGAGGGCGCCCAGCGCAACAAGGCCTTCGCTGTCTGGGGCTCCGCCGGCTCGCTCGGCCTCGCGGCCGGCGCGCTGCTCGGCGGCGTGCTGACCGACCTGGCGTCCTGGCGCTGGGTGTTCTTCATCAACATCCCGCTCGCCCTGATCATCCTCATCCCCGCCCCGAAGGCCATCCGCCCGGACGGTCCCGCCAACTTCTCCAGCGGCTTCGACCTGCCCGCGGCGCTGCTGTCCACCGTCGGTGTCTCCGCGATCGTGACCGGCCTGGTCACCGGCCCGGAGAAGGGCTGGGGCGACAGCCTCACCCTCGGCGCGCTCGTCCTCGGCGCGGTGCTGCTGATCGCCTTCTTCATCACCGAATCCAAGACGCGCAACCCCCTGATGCCGCTGCGGCTGCTGAAGAACCGTCCGCTCGTCGTCGCCATGTCCGTGCTCTTCGTCTTCCAGACGGCCCTCGCGGGTGCGTACTACGTCTTCACCACCTACGTGCAGCCCGTCCTCGGCTACAGCCCGATCCAGGCCGGCCTCGCCTTCCTGCCGCTGACCCTGGTGTCGATCATCGGCGCCGGCAAGCTCGCCCCGAAGTTCATGGAGCGCTTCGGCATGCGCGCCACCCTGTCGACCGGCATGGTCGTCAACGGCATCGGCATCGCGCTGACCATCCTCGGGATGTCCACCGGCGGATCCTTCTACGCCCTGCTGCCCGGCTCCATCGTGTGGGGCATCGGCGGCGGACTCGTCTTCGTCTCCGTCTTCGCCTCCGCCAGCTCCGGCGTCACCGCCGAGGAGCAGGGCGTGGCCGGCGCCATGGCCTCCACCTCGCAGCAGATCGGCGGCGCGGTCGGCCTCGCCGTGCTCGTCGCCATCGCCAACTCCACCTTCTCCGGCACCTACGCCGAGGCCGCCAAGAGCGACATCCTCGACGGCCTGCAGCTCGCCGGTCTGATCGGTGCGGGGCTGCTGGTCCTGGGCGGCATCCTCGCGCTCGCCCTGAAGAAGGACAACCCCGCGGCGACCGCCGCCGTGGAGAGCGCCACCGAAGCCGCGGACAAGGAGCCGCAGCACGCGATCGGCTGA
- a CDS encoding ScbA/BarX family gamma-butyrolactone biosynthesis protein codes for MPANTVRTRQPLRLAVLTESPPAPIVLDSVIPRRYVHKAAQAEVLLSDWRKVDEDTFVVAAQWPRAHAFYSSDDGLYDPLLLAETVRQTIPLLSHVAYDVPFGHHLIWEFFSYEVDTAALVVGATPADVELRIACHDITRRRNGLSALTMQVAVIRDGATLGTATARFTSNAPAIYRRLRAGSSDPAEAIARAIAVPPPVVPVRAGRDRFLDVVLSPADEPYRWQLRTDTDHPVLFDHPVDHAPGMLLLEAVRQAMHAISYPRRGVLVGLDTVFTRYAELDAPCWIEATDIREDASGRTTARVTALQHDQVLFTAVATSEPRPSAVGVHDRSA; via the coding sequence GTGCCCGCGAACACCGTCCGGACACGACAGCCGTTACGGCTGGCCGTCCTGACGGAGTCGCCGCCCGCGCCCATAGTGCTGGACTCCGTCATTCCGCGACGCTACGTGCACAAGGCAGCTCAGGCCGAAGTCCTGCTGTCGGACTGGCGGAAGGTGGACGAGGACACGTTCGTCGTCGCCGCGCAGTGGCCCCGCGCCCATGCCTTCTACAGCAGCGACGACGGGCTGTACGATCCGCTGCTGCTCGCCGAAACCGTTCGCCAGACCATTCCGCTGCTCTCCCACGTCGCCTACGACGTACCGTTCGGGCACCACCTGATCTGGGAGTTCTTCAGCTACGAGGTGGACACCGCGGCCCTCGTGGTCGGGGCCACCCCGGCCGATGTCGAACTGCGCATCGCCTGCCACGACATCACCCGCCGCAGGAATGGGCTGTCCGCGCTGACCATGCAGGTCGCCGTCATCCGTGACGGCGCCACGCTGGGCACCGCCACGGCGCGGTTCACCAGCAACGCGCCGGCGATCTACCGGCGTCTGCGCGCCGGCAGTTCCGATCCCGCCGAGGCGATCGCCCGTGCCATCGCCGTCCCGCCGCCCGTCGTACCCGTACGGGCCGGCCGCGACCGTTTCCTGGACGTGGTGCTGTCCCCGGCCGACGAGCCGTACCGCTGGCAGCTGCGGACCGACACGGACCACCCGGTGCTGTTCGACCACCCGGTCGACCACGCCCCCGGCATGCTGCTCCTCGAAGCGGTGCGCCAGGCCATGCACGCCATCAGCTATCCGCGGCGCGGCGTCCTCGTGGGCCTCGACACCGTCTTCACCCGGTACGCGGAACTCGACGCCCCCTGCTGGATCGAGGCCACGGACATCCGCGAGGATGCCTCCGGCCGGACGACCGCACGGGTCACGGCCCTCCAGCACGACCAGGTCCTGTTCACCGCGGTGGCCACCAGTGAGCCCAGACCGAGCGCCGTCGGCGTGCACGACCGGTCCGCCTAG